DNA sequence from the Sphingomonas bisphenolicum genome:
CCTATCGGCCCGTCCAATCCCCTCCCCCCCGGACGGGCCGGGCCGCCCGTATTCCCTATGCGGGCGGCCAACCTTTCCCCATCCTTTCAAGGAGATGCCTCATGGCTAAGGTACTGGTTCTCTATTATTCTTCCTACGGTCATATCGAAACGATGGCGAAGGCCATGGCCGAAGGCGCCATTGCCGCCGGCGCGCAGGTCGATATCAAGCGCGTGCCCGAAACCGCTCCGCTCGAAGTCGCCCAGAACGCGCATTTCAAGCTGGCCCAGGACGCCCCCGTCGCCACCGTCGCGGAGCTGGCCGATTATGACGCGATCATCGTCGGCACCGGCACGCGCTTTGGCCGCATGTCGAGCCAGATGGCGGCCTTCCTCGATCAGGCCGGCGGCCTGTGGGCGCGCGGCGCGCTGAACGGCAAGGTCGGCGGCGCCTTCACCTCGACCGCCAGCCAACATGGCGGACAGGAAGTCACCCTCTTCTCGATCATCACCAACCTGCTGCATTTCGGCATGACCATCGTCGGCCTCGACTATGGCTTTGCGGGTCAGATGGGCGTGGACAAGGTGCGCGGGGGATCGCCCTATGGCGCGACCACCCTGGCCGATAGCGACGGCAGCCGCCAGCCCAGCGAAGAGGAACTGGACGGCGCCCGCTACCAGGGTCGCCGCATCGCGGAGACCGCGATCAAGCTGCACGGCTGATCGCCTGCCGCGCCGTCTGTATGAGGCGGCGCAGCGAGAGCCCTTGGGTCGCATCAAGGCTTGAATCACGCCGTAGGGGCTGGCGCATCGGGACTATGCGCCAGCCCTTTCCTGCCATGCCTATCCCAATGTCTTGGGCGTCACCCAGACCTCGACGGGGATGATGAACTTGCCCGGCGCGGGTTTGCCGACGACGACGCGGTCGGCCGTGACCAATTCGCCATTTTCCAGGTTCAGCGATACCCAAGGCTTGGGCATCCGTTCGAACTTCATTTTCTGGATGGGCTGGCCCGTGGCCGTGTTCATGATTGTGGCAATGACTGACATAGGGGGCGCCCGCTAGCCGTCGCCCCCGCCCCTGTCCAGCGCTTCGCGACGAAAAAATTCGTTCCCATGTCACATCCCGCGCGCGCCTCTCGTCATGTCTGCATCCCCACGCGAAAGGACCGCATCATGACCGACAAGATCAACCCCTATGCCGCCGCGCCGCAACTGATGAAAAGCTGGACCGCACTGTCGACCGCGATCGGAGAGAGCCTGGAACCCAGCCTGATCGAGCTGGTCAAGATTCGTTCATCACAGATTAACGGTTGCGCCAACTGCATCAACATGCACAGCTTTGAAGCCCGCGCGAAGGGCGAGACCGAGCAGCGCATCTACCTCCTCTCCGCGTGGCGCGAAGCCCCCTGCTATACCGACCGGGAACGCGCCGCTCTCGCCTGGACCGAGGCTCTAACCGAAATCGCCAAGGGTCATAGCCATAGCGCCGCGCGCGAGGCGCTCAACTGGGAATTTACCGAGGAGGAGCAGGTGAAGCTTACCTTGATGATCAACATCATCAATGGCTGGAACCGCATCGCGGTCGGCTTCGACCTCTGGTACGATATGCCGATGAGGGCGGCGGCCTGATGGAGCGGGGGACGCAACAGGACGCGGCGGCGCGCTTCGACCCGCTGCGTCCCCGCCTCATCCGCGTCGCCTATCGGATGCTCGGATCGGTCGCCGACGCCGAGGATGTGGTGCAGGAAGCGTTCATCCGCTGGATGGGCGTCGATCGGGCGGCCATCCGCGAACCCGAAGCCTTTCTCCGCCGCACGGTGACGCGGCTTTGCCTCGACCAGTTGAAATCGGCGCGGGTGCGCCGCGAAACCTAT
Encoded proteins:
- the wrbA gene encoding NAD(P)H:quinone oxidoreductase, which produces MAKVLVLYYSSYGHIETMAKAMAEGAIAAGAQVDIKRVPETAPLEVAQNAHFKLAQDAPVATVAELADYDAIIVGTGTRFGRMSSQMAAFLDQAGGLWARGALNGKVGGAFTSTASQHGGQEVTLFSIITNLLHFGMTIVGLDYGFAGQMGVDKVRGGSPYGATTLADSDGSRQPSEEELDGARYQGRRIAETAIKLHG
- a CDS encoding carboxymuconolactone decarboxylase family protein, which translates into the protein MTDKINPYAAAPQLMKSWTALSTAIGESLEPSLIELVKIRSSQINGCANCINMHSFEARAKGETEQRIYLLSAWREAPCYTDRERAALAWTEALTEIAKGHSHSAAREALNWEFTEEEQVKLTLMINIINGWNRIAVGFDLWYDMPMRAAA